A window from Setaria italica strain Yugu1 chromosome VIII, Setaria_italica_v2.0, whole genome shotgun sequence encodes these proteins:
- the LOC101775906 gene encoding amino acid permease 3: protein MHATHMLPSLKPPYASLSPSSAVFVSIYTSFPVLPIPPTPHKATPTPPHHHNSSKATPSLVQAPCFRVEMSTKAAALEVSVEAGNGRDGAWLDDDGRPRRTGTVWTASAHIITAVIGSGVLSLAWAIAQLGWAAGPAVMLLFAFVIYYTSTLLAECYRSGGDPVAGKRNYTYMDAVRASLGGAKVRLCGAIQYANLFGVAIGYTIAASISMLAIKRADCFHAKGHRNPCRSSSNPYMILFGVAEVVFSQIPDFDQIWWLSIVAAVMSFTYSAIGLALGVMQTVANGGFRGSLTGVAVGAGVTSAQKIFRSLQAFGNIAFAYSYAIILIEIQDTIKAPPPSEAKVMKKATMISVATTTVFYMLCGCMGYAAFGDDAPDNLLTGFGFYEPFWLLDIANAAIVVHLVGAYQVFCQPLFAFVEKWAAATWPDSAFISREVRLGPFVLSVFRLTWRTAFVALTTVTAMLLPFFGDVVGLLGAVSFWPLTVYFPVEMYIVQHGVRRGSTRWACLQTLSAACLFVSVAAAAGSIADVIDALKVYRPFSG from the exons atgcACGCCACCCACATGCTCCCCTCTCTCAAACCCCCCtacgcctctctctctccttcctctgcCGTCTTCGTCTCTATATATACCTCCTTCCCCGTCCTCCCCATTCCCCCAACACCTCACAAGGCTACCCCAACACCACCACACCACCACAACTCCTCCAAAGCTACTCCCTCGCTCGTCCAAGCTCCCTGCTTCCGGGTGGAGATGTCAAcgaaggcggcggcgttggaggTGTCGGTGGAGGCGGGGAACGGTCGCGACGGGGCGTGGCTGGACGACgacgggcggccgcggcggacggGCACGGTGTGGACGGCGAGCGCGCACATCATCACGGCGGTGATCGGCTCCGGCGTGCTGTCCCTGGCGTGGGCGATCGCGCAGCtggggtgggcggcgggcccCGCCGTCATGCTGCTCTTCGCCTTCGTCATCTACTACACCTCCACGCTCCTCGCCGAGTGCTACCGCTCCGGCGGCGACCCCGTCGCCGGCAAGCGGAACTACACCTACATGGACGCCGTCCGCGCCAGCCTCGGCGGCGCCAAGGTCAGGCTCTGCGGCGCCATCCAGTACGCCAACCTCTTCGGCGTCGCCATCGGTTACACCATCGCCGCATCCATCAGCATGCT GGCGATCAAGAGGGCGGACTGCTTCCACGCCAAGGGCCACAGGAACCCGTGCCGGAGCTCCAGCAACCCGTACATGATCCTCTTCGGTGTCGCCGAGGTCGTCTTCTCGCAGATACCGGACTTCGACCAGATATGGTGGCtctccatcgtcgccgccgtcatgTCCTTCACCTACTCCGCCATCGGCCTCGCCCTCGGCGTCATGCAGACCGTCGCCAACGGCGGGTTCCGGGGCAGCCTcaccggcgtcgccgtcggcgccggcgtcacCTCCGCGCAGAAGATCTTCCGCAGCCTCCAGGCCTTCGGCAACATCGCCTTCGCGTACTCCTACGCCATCATCCTCATCGAGATCCAG GACACGAtcaaggcgccgccgccgtcggaggcGAAGGTGATGAAGAAGGCGACGATGATCAGCGTGGCGACGACCACCGTCTTCTACATGCTGTGCGGGTGCATGGGGTACGCGGCGTTCGGCGACGACGCCCCCGACAACCTCCTCACGGGGTTCGGATTCTACGAGCCCTTCTGGCTCCTCGACATCGCCAACGCCGCCATCGTCGTGCACCTCGTCGGCGCGTACCAGGTCTTCTGCCAGCCGCTCTTCGCCTTCGTCGAGAAGTGGGCGGCCGCGACGTGGCCCGACAGCGCCTTCATCTCACGGGAGGTCAGGCTCGGCCCCTTCGTCCTCAGCGTGTTCCGGCTCACATGGCGCACGGCGTTCGTCGCCCTCACCACCGTCACCGCCAtgctcctccccttcttcggcGACGTCGTGGGGCTCCTCGGCGCCGTCTCCTTCTGGCCGCTCACCGTCTACTTCCCCGTCGAGATGTACATCGTGCAGCACGGCGTGCGCAGGGGGAGCACGCGATGGGCGTGCCTGCAGACGCTCAGCGCCGCCTGCCTGTTCGTgtccgtggccgccgccgccggctccattGCCGACGTCATCGACGCGCTCAAGGTGTACCGCCCGTTCAGCGGCTAG
- the LOC101773342 gene encoding TRIBOA-glucoside O-methyltransferase BX7-like has product MAMWTAPSSRLFVAASAIWYPGYSCLRYLVPRVQNSLFGTRAPERDPPAAAPVFSACANVASGSRLGRPSAPPVLVDRGRASVSFSAPWISSVSKSLRLPGHPPPPRANPVEIQRQLAAAATAADEMQGDQQQPGLSPFAMAYGGQTVWERAERDAAAFRFNDAMAADTAFLMPIVLRECAEVFRGLTSLVDVAGGLGGAAATIEAAFPDLKCTVLDLPQVVACKW; this is encoded by the exons ATGGCGATGTGGACGGCGCCTAGTTCCAGACT cttcgtcgccgcctccgctaTTTGGTACCCAGGGTACAGCTGCCTCCGCTATTTGGTACCCAGGGTACAGAATAGCTTATTCGGGACccgagcccccgagcgcgacccgcccgcggccgcgccagTTTTTTCCGCGTGCGCGAACGTGGCCTCAGGGTCCAGGCTCGGTAGACCGAGCGCCCCTCCCGTTTTGGTGGACCGAGGGAGAGCGTCCGTCAGTTTCTCCGCGCCCTGGATCTCGTCCGTTTCGAAAAgcctccgcctccccggccaccctccgccgccgcgtgccaACCCTGTTGAGATCCAgcgccagctcgccgccgccgccaccgccgccgacgagaTGCAGGGTGACCAGCAGCAGCCGGGTCTGTCCCCGTTCGCCATGGCGTACGGCGGCCAGACGGTCTGGGAGAGAGCGGAGCGTgacgccgccgcgttccggTTCAACGACGCCATGGCCGCGGACACCGCCTTTCTGATGCCGATCGTCCTCAGGGAGTGCGCCGAGGTCTTCCGTGGGCTAACCTCCCTCGTCGATGTCGCCGGCGGCCTTGGCGGGGCCGCTGCGACCATAGAAGCGGCGTTCCCGGATTTGAAGTGCACCGTGCTGGATCTTCCACAGGTCGTCGCCTGCAAGTGGTGA